TGATGTTGAACAAACTGGGTACCACGCTCAGACGTCCAATCGAACGCAAATGCACCGAGCGGCTACGCAAGTAGCAGAACACCAGCCCCATGGTCGCCCCGGATCCGCCAATAACAATGAAGAATGTCCAAAACGCTTCCATAAAGATATGCGGTAACGGCGCACCTTGAGCCAGCGCACTCTGGTTAAGCCCGAGATTCGTTAACCAGAACATCTGCAGCATTCCGGAAACAATCGCCGCGCCATGAATCCCCGCAAACCACAGCAAATGGCCGATGATGACAGCCAGCAAAATCGCAGGCAATGAGTCCGCCGCCGCTACCAGCGGTTTGAACAGCGCCATAATGGCTTGCGGGATTAACATGTTGAACTGCGTCTGGATGAGCAGGCTCAGCGGATAAAGGGTCAGCACCACGACCAAAACCGGGATCAGCAAATCAAAAGAGTTTTTGATCATTGGCGGCACCTGATCTGGCAAACGGATGCCTATATTGTGCGCTTTCAGGAAACGCATCATTTCCACGCAGTAAATCGCCACCAGGATCGCGGTAAAAATACCGGTACCGCCCAGGCTATCCACTGGCAATGTGCCGTTAGTTTTCGGCGCTGCGACCAGTAGAAATGCCATCAACGACAGCATCGCGCACATAAATGGATCCAGCTGATGCGACTTCACATAATGTTTACCGAGGTTGTAAGCAATCGCCGCACAGATATAGATAGACATAATGCCCATCGTCATATCAAAAGGCGTGAGGATCCGCCCTTCATACTGCTTCGCCAGGTCCAGCCATGTACGGGCAAAACCCCAGGTCGTGTCTGGCGAAAAGGGAGGGTAAGCAAACACCAGCAAGAATGAGCCCACAATCATAAACGGCATCGCGGAAATAAAACCGTCGCGAATCGCCATAACATGACGCTGGGAAGAGATGCGTCCGGCTACCGGACTGACATAATTTTCTATAAACCGGAAAATAAGATTAAACGCAGCATGGTTGGCAGACATAGTAGATCTCCTATCAGGCTAACAAAGTAAGCGCATCAGCAACCGTTCTGCCGTGCAGCGATCCATGTTTTTGACGTGAAACCATGCAGGTTTTCGAACCAGCATTACAGCAACGTTGAGTAGGTTTCATAGACGGCTCTTTTTTAATTTTATGAACAGAGGGAAATGACAAAATGAGTATTAACCCGGCTTGTTAACACTGCAACCGGTTACTGTAACCGGTTTCCGCGATTGTGAAGAGGATCGAGAATCTGGCAGTAAGATGTTTGTTATGCCCGGTTATTTACACGCATAACAGGCTTGTGACAGATTAATGGCGGTCATTTGCTGGAGAACATCATGAGTTTGCAGTCCGTGCGGCAGTTCTTTGCCGATAACGCCCCCGACATCGATATTATTGAACTTAACCAAAGCACAGCGACTGTGGCACTGGCCGCCGCCGCGCATAATGTCGAACCAGGTCAAATCGCAAAGACGCTGTCGTTAAAAGTGAAAAACGAAGTGATATTGGTCGTCGCGAAAGGTGATGCTCGCCTTGATAATAAAAAACTAAAAAATACCTTTGGCGCGAAAGCCCGGATGCTAAGCAGTGACGAAGTCGTCACCATTACCGGTCATCCAGTTGGTGGTGTCTGCCCGTTTGGTCTGGAAAACCCGTTACAGGTGTATTGTGACGTGTCGTTAAAGCGCTATCAGGAAGTGTTACCGGCGGCGGGAGCAATTCACAGCGCGATTCGTATTTCCCCCGACAGAATGGCAGAGTTAACCCGCGCGAAATGGATTGATGTGTGTCTGTAGTTGCGTAACAAAGCGCCAGGCAGAACCTGGCGCCAGTTCCCAAAACCCCTTTTACATTAATTCAGACGCGGCGCGCGCGCAGGGCGGCTTCCATGTCAGAATATCCGCCGCATCAAGCAAACCGACATCTGATGTGACCCCCAGCTTTGCCATCGCGTTGAATTTATGCGCCCGAATCGTTTTCACATTACGATCCAGTTGCGATGCAATCTCGGCAACAGAAAAACCCCGCGTCATATAGTTCAGAATTTCCCTTTCTGTCGGGCTGAGCATACGACACTGGCTCACATACCAATGATTAATCATGTTTTCGTTAATGCGCCGCGTTTCACCAAACAACGTAACCAACTCCTCCAGGAGCACAGCAAGTGGCGATGATTTACTCAATATCCCGTGCAACCGTGAGGGTGAAAGATGCCCAACCAGCCGTGCTTCACGGTTATCTCCCGCTAATACTATGCGTTGCATTCCTGGATGAGAAAGGGAGAGTAAATGCAGACACATCAGGCATTCCAGCCGCTCTTTCCGCTGACCAAAAAGGGAATAGATGACGGAAAAAAACGACGTCTGTTTCAGCGCCTGCCGAAACGCCGAATGGTCTTTAAAAAAATAAAATCGATAGTGATTAATAGCAGATTCATCAAATAAATGTCGTAGGCCCTCCCCGCTCATTATGCATTTTTCTATGATGGCAATATTTCCTTTCTTCCTGGTATTTTCCATTCATTATGTTCTCCGTCCGCTGTACCAAAATCCAGCTGTTTCATTCCCTGGCTGCTATTAATCCATGTATACAAATCTGCGTTACTACGTAGTGATAACCGCCGCATTGCGCTATTCTTTTGCGCACTGACTGTCTTATTACTTTTTTTAAGCAGCGTGGCGATTTGATTAATCCCCCACCCTTTTCCGAGGAGACGTAACACTTTTCGCTCAGACAACGTTAACATTGCGTTCGAAAAAGAATTGTCGTTGTGTTTATGCCATCCTGAAGTCAATAAGGTTTGACTAATATTCTCAACATCTTTATGCCCATTACGAATGGCATCAATTACACCCTCGATCGGCTCCACATCCGCAAGCAATGTCGTTTTGGGCTGCATAAGAAGCTCAGCGGCCACAGGGTAGAGGCTGCGCGAGACGAAGAATAACCAGCGTGCGTTATCGCATTGAGGGAACAGTGAATAATATTGCTGGCAGCTTTTTCTTGCATAACGCTGTTCCCCCGATAAATCAGTGATTATCAATCTGGCACATTTCAATTTAAGCGGTGCAACCTCTTCCACTGATGAATAATAATTGAGTGCATATTCTGGGAAATGTCGCTCAAGAATGCCGCCAATCCCGACCCTAAGTACCGGCGTTTTGCTGATGATAATCCCCTGATTGCCGTCTTTCGATAGCATAAACCCTCCGCTTCCATTTTCGCGTTCTATCAACCTTATTTATAAGTATTTACTCAGTTAATACTCATATTACGTAAAGTAGCAACACCATTTTGATGCAGCCACTATAAAATTGGCACAATTTATGAATGGCAATAAATATAATGTACTGAATTATAATATCCACAAGTAGCGTGTCAACATTACACAATGCGCATTAAAACATCCGATACATTATTAATAATAAAATAAGAAATTTAAAATACCCGAACATATAGAGATAAGGGAAAAGCAATTATCTTAAATAATATATAAGATCTTATTAACGCTAACTTCATCATTATTCTCAGCTAAGCAGAAAAAAATCTGCTGTTTCTTTTCCGCTATTACTTCATTCTTAACACGCGATAAGATCCCCTTTTGAACACGAACAAGCGTGATTTAATGCACAATTCTTGATCTTTCTTAGCGCCATCCCGCCCTTGTCCTGTGCTAAAAATAGGCTTTCCGCTCCACCCTTCGTGAGCGCCAGCGCAACAATACCAGGGTAATCATGCAAACAGACCAGTCATCACAGCGGGCCATTACGCGGCTGTGCATTCAGTGTGGCCTTTTTTTGTTACAGCACGGCGCAGAGAGCGCGCTTGTTGAGGAGCTTTCAACGCGTCTGGGGCTGGCGCTGGGCATGGACAGTGTTGAAAGCTCGATTTCTTCCAATGCTATTGTCCTTACAACGATTAAAGATGGAATGTGCCTGACATCGACCCGCAAAAATAGCGATCGCGGCATCAATATGCACGTGGTGACCGAAGTTCAGCATATTGTCATTCTCGCTGAACATAAGTTATTGGATTGCAAAGACGTCGAGAAGCGCTTCGCTCAAGTCAAACCCTTACGCTACCCGCGCTGGCTGGTCACGCTGATGGTGGGTCTCTCTTGCGCCTGCTTTTGCAAGCTCAATAATGGTGGCTGGGATGGTGCTTTTATAACTTTTTGCGCCAGTAGTGTCGCAATGTATGTCCGCCTGGTTCTGGCGGGTCACCACTTACATCCGCAAATCAACTTTTGTATCACTGCCTTTGTCGCCACGACAGTATCCGGCCTGATGCTAACGCTGCCCGTTTTTCTGCAATCATCCACCGTCGCGATGGCCGCCAGCGTTTTGCTTTTAGTACCGGGGTTTCCGCTGATTAATTCGGTTGCCGATATGTTTAAAGGGCATATCAATACGGGGCTTGCGCGCTGGGCTATCGCCAGCTTATTAACGCTTGCCACCTGTATTGGGGTGGTAATGTCAATGACACTATGGGGGTTACGCGGATGGATGTGATTTTGTTCATCCTGGCGCTGGCACAGGATAT
This genomic interval from Kosakonia sacchari SP1 contains the following:
- a CDS encoding threonine/serine exporter family protein yields the protein MQTDQSSQRAITRLCIQCGLFLLQHGAESALVEELSTRLGLALGMDSVESSISSNAIVLTTIKDGMCLTSTRKNSDRGINMHVVTEVQHIVILAEHKLLDCKDVEKRFAQVKPLRYPRWLVTLMVGLSCACFCKLNNGGWDGAFITFCASSVAMYVRLVLAGHHLHPQINFCITAFVATTVSGLMLTLPVFLQSSTVAMAASVLLLVPGFPLINSVADMFKGHINTGLARWAIASLLTLATCIGVVMSMTLWGLRGWM
- the bglJ gene encoding DNA-binding transcriptional activator BglJ, with the translated sequence MSGEGLRHLFDESAINHYRFYFFKDHSAFRQALKQTSFFSVIYSLFGQRKERLECLMCLHLLSLSHPGMQRIVLAGDNREARLVGHLSPSRLHGILSKSSPLAVLLEELVTLFGETRRINENMINHWYVSQCRMLSPTEREILNYMTRGFSVAEIASQLDRNVKTIRAHKFNAMAKLGVTSDVGLLDAADILTWKPPCARAASELM
- a CDS encoding PTS cellobiose transporter subunit IIC; protein product: MSANHAAFNLIFRFIENYVSPVAGRISSQRHVMAIRDGFISAMPFMIVGSFLLVFAYPPFSPDTTWGFARTWLDLAKQYEGRILTPFDMTMGIMSIYICAAIAYNLGKHYVKSHQLDPFMCAMLSLMAFLLVAAPKTNGTLPVDSLGGTGIFTAILVAIYCVEMMRFLKAHNIGIRLPDQVPPMIKNSFDLLIPVLVVVLTLYPLSLLIQTQFNMLIPQAIMALFKPLVAAADSLPAILLAVIIGHLLWFAGIHGAAIVSGMLQMFWLTNLGLNQSALAQGAPLPHIFMEAFWTFFIVIGGSGATMGLVFCYLRSRSVHLRSIGRLSVVPSLFNINEPVIFGTPIVMNPVFFIPFLLAPTLNAIIAWAAMKLDLIGRVISVVPWTAPAPIGGAWALGWDFRAAILVVLLACVSAVIYYPFFKVYEKQLLEQEAEEAQRAEEDKQVA
- a CDS encoding YbaK/EbsC family protein, which translates into the protein MSLQSVRQFFADNAPDIDIIELNQSTATVALAAAAHNVEPGQIAKTLSLKVKNEVILVVAKGDARLDNKKLKNTFGAKARMLSSDEVVTITGHPVGGVCPFGLENPLQVYCDVSLKRYQEVLPAAGAIHSAIRISPDRMAELTRAKWIDVCL
- a CDS encoding response regulator transcription factor, which codes for MLSKDGNQGIIISKTPVLRVGIGGILERHFPEYALNYYSSVEEVAPLKLKCARLIITDLSGEQRYARKSCQQYYSLFPQCDNARWLFFVSRSLYPVAAELLMQPKTTLLADVEPIEGVIDAIRNGHKDVENISQTLLTSGWHKHNDNSFSNAMLTLSERKVLRLLGKGWGINQIATLLKKSNKTVSAQKNSAMRRLSLRSNADLYTWINSSQGMKQLDFGTADGEHNEWKIPGRKEILPS